Proteins from a single region of Verrucomicrobiia bacterium:
- the lpxA gene encoding acyl-ACP--UDP-N-acetylglucosamine O-acyltransferase has protein sequence MIHPTAIIHPRAELDASAEVGPYAVIDAGVKLGTGCKVGPHVHLTGETAIGANNIFHTGCVIGDAPQDLKYKGEPTRLRIGDDNIFREHVTVHRSNKLAEDTVIGSGNLLMAHSHVGHNVILGDHIIIANGALLAGHVTVADRVFISGNCLVHQHVRIGTLALMQGGSAISKDLPPYCIARDDNGICGLNIIGLRRNGISGEDRLQLKQAYHALFRSRERKVEALEKARTRFNAMAVKVLIDFVAASKRGVCADRGFDDAAE, from the coding sequence ATGATCCATCCGACCGCCATCATCCATCCCCGGGCAGAACTGGACGCTTCAGCGGAAGTGGGCCCTTATGCTGTCATCGATGCAGGCGTGAAATTGGGCACGGGATGCAAAGTGGGGCCGCATGTTCACCTCACCGGTGAAACAGCGATAGGTGCGAACAACATCTTCCACACCGGCTGCGTCATCGGAGATGCCCCGCAAGACCTGAAATACAAGGGCGAACCAACACGTCTTCGCATCGGCGATGACAATATCTTTCGCGAACACGTCACCGTGCATCGCTCCAACAAACTGGCGGAAGACACGGTGATAGGCTCGGGCAATCTACTGATGGCCCACAGTCACGTGGGGCACAACGTCATCCTTGGTGACCACATCATCATTGCCAATGGCGCTCTGCTCGCCGGCCATGTCACAGTCGCGGACCGGGTGTTCATCTCCGGCAACTGCCTCGTGCATCAGCACGTGAGGATTGGCACGTTGGCGCTCATGCAGGGGGGCTCCGCCATCAGCAAAGATCTTCCACCTTATTGCATCGCCCGCGATGATAATGGCATCTGCGGGCTGAATATCATCGGCCTGCGGCGCAATGGGATCTCCGGAGAAGACCGTCTGCAACTGAAGCAGGCATACCACGCACTCTTCCGCAGCCGGGAACGCAAAGTGGAAGCGTTGGAGAAAGCACGCACGCGTTTCAACGCAATGGCCGTAAAAGTTCTGATCGATTTCGTGGCCGCCAGCAAACGTGGTGTTTGCGCTGATCGCGGTTTTGATGACGCGGCGGAATAG
- a CDS encoding outer membrane beta-barrel protein — protein MKINKWTLGLAAAGVVSLGSVAQAEEASEHLMTAVSGTQISGYVSTSASWMVGSGRPAAAGGFVGRSFHDNAQKQDGFNLDAIDLTVSKSLDEGEWAAGYKGELWFGSDASAFAGSSTGVNTSEVVIRQAYVELRAPVGNGIDFKVGVFDTIIGYELTNHDANPNFGRSYGWGIEPTTHTGILASYKVTDFLSISAGVANNGVNSNQIGGGTGAGFGKAGVESDKSYMAGFVLTAPEDMGFISGATLSFGVVDTTVSSTAVAANKSDIINWYAGLALPLPIEGWSVGIAYDYRGQSNDNGITAANYANATALYLSAAVTEKLKINVRADYTSATDGTYYVTAPVNDDARNELFALTTTLDYSLWENVISRLEFRWDTALTGGGAAVSRVFGGGPAAGGNTDKNAMTVALNLIYKF, from the coding sequence ATGAAGATTAATAAATGGACATTGGGCTTGGCCGCCGCTGGTGTGGTCAGCCTCGGTTCGGTGGCTCAAGCTGAAGAAGCTTCTGAGCATTTGATGACGGCTGTTTCTGGTACCCAGATCAGCGGTTATGTGAGCACGTCGGCGAGCTGGATGGTCGGCTCTGGCCGTCCTGCCGCCGCTGGTGGTTTCGTGGGCCGCAGCTTCCATGACAACGCGCAGAAGCAAGACGGTTTCAACCTGGACGCCATTGACCTGACGGTTTCCAAGTCCCTCGACGAGGGCGAATGGGCCGCTGGTTACAAGGGCGAACTCTGGTTTGGCTCGGACGCTTCCGCTTTCGCTGGTAGCTCCACTGGTGTGAACACCTCTGAAGTGGTCATCCGCCAAGCTTACGTCGAACTCCGCGCCCCGGTGGGTAACGGCATCGACTTCAAGGTCGGCGTGTTCGACACCATCATCGGCTACGAACTCACGAACCATGACGCGAACCCGAACTTCGGTCGTTCTTACGGCTGGGGCATCGAGCCGACCACGCACACGGGCATCCTCGCCAGCTACAAGGTGACGGACTTCTTGTCCATCAGCGCTGGTGTGGCCAACAACGGCGTGAACTCCAACCAGATCGGTGGCGGCACGGGCGCTGGCTTCGGTAAGGCTGGTGTCGAGAGCGACAAGTCCTATATGGCCGGTTTCGTCCTGACGGCTCCGGAAGATATGGGCTTCATCTCTGGTGCGACGCTGTCCTTCGGTGTGGTTGACACGACTGTCAGCTCCACCGCTGTGGCTGCGAACAAGTCTGATATCATCAACTGGTACGCTGGTTTGGCGCTGCCTCTGCCGATCGAAGGCTGGAGCGTCGGTATCGCCTATGACTACCGCGGTCAATCCAATGACAACGGCATCACGGCAGCCAACTACGCGAATGCCACGGCTCTCTACCTCTCGGCCGCTGTGACCGAGAAGTTGAAGATCAATGTGCGCGCTGACTACACCTCCGCAACGGACGGCACGTACTACGTGACGGCTCCGGTGAACGACGACGCTCGTAACGAGCTGTTCGCCCTCACCACGACGCTTGATTACTCCCTCTGGGAGAACGTGATCAGCCGTCTCGAGTTCCGTTGGGACACTGCTCTGACGGGTGGTGGCGCTGCGGTTAGCCGCGTGTTCGGTGGTGGTCCTGCCGCCGGTGGTAACACCGACAAGAACGCCATGACTGTCGCGTTGAACCTGATCTACAAGTTCTAA
- a CDS encoding glycosyltransferase family 2 protein yields the protein MTTPSGFAFLLTFYFPRPNWLFTLLPVPPELAIVIPVFNEAENVHPLTEEVLAALTPTGRSFELVLVDDASTDATWKQIQAEQARDSRVRGIRHLKNAGQSAAVWTGFQHTHSPLLATLDGDRQNDPADLPKLLLELKDCDFVCGKRTQRQDSWVRKASSKIARWARGAWLGADFEDTGCAVRVFKRETIADLAPFNGLHRFLPILVQANGAKTKEIPVNHRPRVAGVSKYGVWNRVWRGMYDLVGVSWYLKRRLKRVPVAHHPPQ from the coding sequence ATGACGACTCCATCCGGTTTCGCCTTTTTGCTTACTTTCTATTTCCCAAGGCCGAACTGGCTATTTACGCTCCTGCCCGTGCCGCCAGAACTTGCCATTGTGATACCTGTATTTAATGAAGCGGAGAACGTGCATCCTTTGACAGAAGAGGTCTTGGCGGCACTCACTCCTACAGGTCGCTCTTTCGAGTTGGTGCTAGTGGATGACGCCAGTACAGATGCCACTTGGAAGCAGATCCAAGCCGAACAAGCCCGGGATTCCAGAGTGCGCGGTATCAGGCACTTAAAGAATGCTGGCCAAAGCGCTGCTGTCTGGACAGGTTTTCAGCATACCCATTCGCCCTTGCTAGCCACTTTGGATGGCGATCGCCAGAACGACCCCGCCGACCTCCCCAAGCTGCTCTTAGAATTGAAGGATTGCGATTTCGTCTGCGGCAAGCGCACCCAGCGACAGGATTCTTGGGTGAGGAAAGCATCCTCCAAGATTGCGCGCTGGGCTAGGGGAGCCTGGCTGGGTGCAGACTTTGAAGATACCGGTTGCGCGGTTCGCGTATTCAAGCGGGAGACAATCGCCGATCTGGCTCCTTTCAATGGCTTGCATCGATTCCTCCCTATCTTGGTCCAAGCCAACGGAGCCAAGACCAAGGAAATCCCCGTGAACCACCGGCCCCGCGTGGCAGGCGTCTCCAAGTATGGTGTCTGGAACCGCGTCTGGCGCGGGATGTATGATCTCGTGGGCGTTTCATGGTATTTGAAACGCCGCTTGAAGCGCGTGCCGGTGGCTCATCACCCTCCGCAGTAG